A genomic stretch from Desulfurellaceae bacterium includes:
- a CDS encoding primary-amine oxidase gives MSETLSQNATDSAPPVRTTVPSPVPHPLHPLTRAEIERGVATLSESGACHGRLAFSSVSLLEPAKAAVKNFAPGQPLTRVLRFLGVDGQGSFDARVNVSTGELLEVRRQAGVQAPLSGRDFIRAIKITKADPAWQRAVRKRGIDDFEQIQIDMWPGSGPAVNGADPGHRLVRAIAFVRQDKTDNGYARPLHGIIAHLDLTEGRVVHVEDHGVRTIPPESGRYEPEHQPGLRTDLKPLDISQPEGPGFRIDGYAVSWQKWSFRVGMHPQHGLVLHELCYEDGGQKRPILYRAALADMVVPYGDSDPMHSWKHVLDASEASIGNLANSLKLGCDCLGEIRYLDINTVAYDGSAVTVENAVCIHEEDYGVLWKHMDIHSAPAFHTEVRRSRRLVVSSFFTVGNYEYGFYWYLYLDGTIQMEVKLTGIVGVSAVETGAEKPEFAPLIAPNLASPIHQHLFCFRLDFDLDGEDNAVYEVDVEPLPLGPTNPHGTQFHARSTLLGSETEARRDCAPHKSRSWKVVNPQRLNRLGVPVGYKLLAGATPTLFADPDSYVGRRAGFARHNLWVTAFDAEELSAAGDMSLQSPGDDGLPAYSRGRDIDNTDLVVWHTFGLTHVPRPEDWPVMPVEYSGFSLMPVGFFERNPALDLPPSKHHCS, from the coding sequence ATGTCTGAGACGCTCAGCCAAAATGCGACGGATTCGGCGCCGCCCGTGCGCACGACCGTCCCAAGCCCGGTGCCCCATCCCCTGCATCCCCTCACCCGCGCCGAGATCGAACGCGGCGTGGCGACCCTGTCCGAGTCGGGGGCGTGCCACGGGCGGCTTGCCTTTTCCAGCGTCAGTCTGCTCGAGCCGGCCAAGGCTGCGGTCAAGAACTTTGCGCCGGGTCAGCCGCTCACCCGCGTGCTGCGTTTTCTGGGCGTGGACGGACAGGGCAGCTTTGACGCGCGGGTGAACGTCAGCACCGGCGAGCTGCTCGAAGTCCGCCGTCAGGCCGGTGTGCAGGCACCGCTCAGCGGCCGGGACTTTATCCGGGCGATAAAAATCACCAAGGCCGACCCGGCCTGGCAGCGAGCTGTTCGCAAACGTGGGATTGACGATTTTGAGCAGATCCAGATCGACATGTGGCCGGGCAGCGGTCCGGCGGTCAACGGCGCCGACCCCGGCCATAGGCTGGTTCGTGCGATTGCCTTTGTCCGCCAGGATAAGACCGACAACGGCTACGCCCGGCCGCTGCACGGTATTATCGCCCACCTCGATCTGACCGAAGGCCGGGTGGTGCATGTCGAAGACCACGGGGTGAGGACGATTCCGCCCGAGAGCGGCCGCTATGAGCCGGAGCACCAGCCCGGGCTGCGCACCGACCTCAAGCCGCTCGACATCAGCCAGCCCGAGGGACCGGGCTTTCGTATCGACGGCTATGCCGTGAGTTGGCAGAAATGGTCCTTCCGGGTCGGTATGCACCCCCAGCACGGCCTGGTTCTGCACGAGCTGTGTTACGAGGATGGCGGGCAGAAACGCCCCATCCTGTACCGGGCTGCGCTGGCCGACATGGTCGTGCCCTATGGCGACAGCGACCCGATGCACTCCTGGAAACACGTTCTTGACGCCAGCGAAGCCTCAATCGGCAATCTGGCCAACTCGCTCAAGCTGGGCTGCGACTGTCTGGGAGAGATTCGCTACCTGGACATCAACACCGTGGCGTATGACGGCTCGGCCGTCACGGTCGAGAACGCGGTGTGCATCCACGAGGAAGACTACGGGGTGTTGTGGAAGCATATGGATATCCACTCCGCCCCGGCTTTCCACACCGAGGTTCGCCGCTCGCGGCGGCTGGTGGTGAGTTCCTTTTTCACCGTCGGCAACTACGAGTACGGCTTCTACTGGTATCTGTACCTGGACGGAACGATTCAGATGGAGGTCAAACTGACCGGTATCGTTGGCGTGAGCGCGGTCGAGACCGGGGCCGAGAAGCCCGAGTTTGCGCCGCTGATCGCCCCCAACCTGGCCTCGCCCATCCACCAGCACCTGTTCTGCTTCCGGCTCGACTTTGATCTCGACGGGGAAGACAACGCGGTCTACGAGGTAGACGTCGAGCCGCTGCCGCTTGGGCCGACCAACCCCCACGGCACCCAGTTCCACGCCCGCAGCACCCTCCTGGGCTCGGAAACCGAAGCCCGCCGGGACTGCGCGCCACACAAAAGTCGAAGCTGGAAAGTGGTCAATCCGCAGCGCCTCAACCGGCTGGGCGTCCCGGTCGGCTACAAGCTGCTGGCCGGCGCGACCCCGACCCTGTTTGCCGACCCGGACTCCTACGTCGGACGGCGGGCCGGGTTTGCCCGGCATAACCTGTGGGTGACTGCCTTTGACGCCGAGGAACTGAGTGCGGCCGGTGATATGAGCCTGCAAAGCCCGGGCGACGATGGGCTGCCGGCCTACTCGCGCGGGCGTGATATCGACAACACCGACCTTGTGGTGTGGCACACCTTCGGGCTGACCCATGTCCCCCGGCCCGAGGACTGGCCGGTGATGCCGGTCGAGTACAGCGGCTTCAGCCTGATGCCGGTTGGATTCTTTGAACGCAACCCGGCCCTCGACCTGCCGCCGAGCAAGCACCACTGTTCGTGA
- a CDS encoding beta-lactamase family protein produces MPAAHFFATNLEEVGLDPAKVQALFDRAEREVKEGLLPASQVAIARNGKLGAMQTFGRAVQGGTEKPATNDTHFVIMSSTKALTAASAWIMMQEGALRLDDRIADYIPEFGTNGKDAVSVEHCLVHTSGIPYAPHWQKEWADPQRRVDRFAQWRLSHAPGEKFEYHISSNFWAVAAIIEKQTGQSLSEFVRTRIAEPLGLPELRIGLPPSGNEQVADGAWVGQDLSPEEYEKMGLKGFGKTTSAISEDGVLELNETVTRQAGSPSAGCITTAGDIALFYQALLNDGRAHDGNQVWQPEILAQARQPRTGDLRDPFLGHRALRGLGIAIAGGDGKANLRAFGKTNSAEAFGHPGFGGQSGWADPATGISFGYLTNGFDRNALREGRRRVALSSLAASCAV; encoded by the coding sequence ATGCCAGCCGCACATTTTTTTGCCACAAATCTTGAGGAAGTCGGCCTTGACCCGGCAAAAGTCCAGGCCCTGTTTGACCGGGCCGAGCGCGAGGTCAAAGAAGGCCTGCTGCCGGCCAGCCAGGTCGCTATTGCCCGCAACGGCAAGCTCGGCGCCATGCAGACCTTTGGCCGCGCGGTGCAGGGCGGGACCGAAAAACCGGCCACCAACGACACCCATTTTGTCATCATGTCTTCGACCAAGGCGCTGACCGCAGCCTCGGCCTGGATCATGATGCAGGAGGGCGCGCTACGCCTTGACGACCGCATCGCCGACTATATTCCGGAATTCGGCACCAACGGCAAAGACGCAGTAAGCGTCGAACACTGCCTGGTCCATACCTCGGGCATTCCGTATGCCCCGCACTGGCAGAAAGAATGGGCCGACCCTCAGCGGCGCGTGGACCGCTTTGCCCAGTGGCGGCTCAGCCATGCGCCGGGCGAGAAATTCGAGTACCATATCTCGTCCAACTTCTGGGCGGTTGCCGCGATCATCGAAAAACAGACCGGCCAGAGCCTGAGCGAGTTTGTGCGGACGCGGATCGCCGAGCCGCTGGGCCTGCCCGAGCTGCGGATCGGACTGCCGCCCTCGGGCAATGAGCAGGTGGCCGACGGTGCATGGGTCGGCCAGGACCTGAGCCCCGAAGAGTACGAAAAAATGGGCCTCAAAGGCTTTGGCAAGACGACCAGCGCCATCAGCGAAGACGGTGTGCTCGAACTCAACGAGACCGTCACCCGCCAGGCCGGCTCACCGTCGGCCGGCTGCATCACCACCGCCGGTGATATCGCCCTGTTCTACCAGGCTCTGCTCAATGACGGGCGGGCTCACGACGGCAACCAGGTCTGGCAGCCCGAAATATTGGCCCAGGCGCGCCAACCGCGCACCGGCGACCTCAGAGACCCCTTTCTGGGCCACCGCGCCCTGCGCGGCCTGGGCATCGCCATAGCCGGCGGGGACGGCAAGGCCAATTTGCGCGCCTTTGGCAAGACCAACTCGGCCGAGGCGTTTGGCCATCCGGGCTTTGGCGGCCAGAGCGGCTGGGCCGATCCGGCCACCGGCATCTCGTTCGGCTATCTGACCAACGGGTTTGATCGCAACGCCCTGCGCGAAGGCCGCCGCCGGGTCGCCCTGTCGAGCCTGGCCGCCTCGTGCGCAGTCTAA
- a CDS encoding HAD family hydrolase: protein MLILISFDIDGTLEVGDPPGVVTMAMVRRVQEQGFVIGSCSDRPISAQRAIWDRHKIPIDFAVGKMMLPDVKAAFEADVYYHIGDREDLDKKYALDAGFEFLWPDEAILQPWFRPDGSSP, encoded by the coding sequence TTGCTCATACTCATAAGCTTCGACATAGACGGAACCCTGGAGGTCGGCGACCCGCCCGGGGTCGTGACCATGGCCATGGTCAGAAGAGTCCAGGAGCAGGGCTTTGTGATCGGCAGCTGTTCCGACCGTCCAATCAGCGCCCAGCGGGCGATCTGGGACCGGCACAAGATTCCGATAGACTTTGCCGTGGGGAAAATGATGCTGCCCGACGTCAAGGCCGCGTTCGAGGCGGATGTGTACTACCATATCGGCGACCGGGAAGACCTCGACAAAAAGTACGCGCTCGACGCCGGCTTCGAGTTCCTGTGGCCCGACGAGGCGATTTTGCAGCCGTGGTTCCGCCCGGACGGGTCGTCCCCCTGA
- a CDS encoding OB-fold domain-containing protein: protein MAKQGVIPDDLTRPFWDAANQGRLVIQNCRGCDRLQHPPAPTCRQCRSADDLEWKEMSGRGTIYNYGVVYDCPVRLLQEDQPFNVAVIMLDEDPGIQMYSHLPGTPVDEVPVGAKVEVVFEATANGQKVPEWRVAERKAQ, encoded by the coding sequence ATGGCAAAACAGGGCGTCATACCCGATGACTTGACCCGGCCCTTCTGGGACGCCGCCAACCAGGGGCGGCTGGTCATCCAGAACTGTCGCGGCTGCGACCGGCTCCAGCATCCGCCGGCGCCGACGTGTCGTCAGTGCCGCTCGGCCGACGATCTGGAATGGAAGGAGATGAGCGGGCGGGGCACGATCTACAACTACGGGGTGGTCTACGACTGCCCGGTCAGACTGCTCCAGGAGGATCAGCCGTTCAACGTCGCGGTCATCATGCTGGACGAGGACCCGGGCATCCAGATGTACTCCCACCTGCCCGGTACGCCGGTGGACGAGGTCCCGGTCGGAGCTAAAGTCGAGGTGGTGTTCGAGGCGACCGCCAACGGCCAAAAGGTCCCCGAGTGGCGGGTCGCAGAAAGGAAGGCACAATGA
- a CDS encoding PIN domain-containing protein, translating to MARRRPLLFDSSVLIPMIRGEAYEELFQRALRTGRARLSSVVMQELYAGARTRADKRNYDGINQAFIRQGYVVTPSHEDWTLSGVLLAQYQQRYGELEPRNHINDLLIALGAVRARAELVTENVTDMERWRKMLSRSGNSFSLQTVTRSQ from the coding sequence GTGGCGCGCCGTCGCCCCTTACTGTTCGACTCGTCTGTTCTCATTCCGATGATTCGGGGAGAAGCCTATGAGGAACTGTTCCAACGAGCGCTCCGTACCGGTCGGGCACGCTTGAGCTCAGTGGTTATGCAGGAACTGTATGCTGGAGCGCGGACCCGAGCCGATAAGCGAAACTACGACGGTATCAACCAGGCGTTTATCAGGCAAGGTTATGTCGTCACGCCAAGTCACGAGGACTGGACCTTGAGTGGCGTATTGCTCGCCCAGTATCAGCAGCGTTATGGAGAGTTGGAACCGCGAAACCATATCAACGATCTGCTGATTGCTCTGGGAGCTGTCCGAGCGAGAGCAGAATTAGTGACAGAGAATGTCACTGACATGGAACGCTGGAGGAAGATGCTGAGTCGATCAGGAAATTCCTTTTCTCTCCAGACCGTCACACGATCTCAGTAG
- a CDS encoding amidohydrolase — protein MSASAGQHGGTRPASPLDFLIIDADHHYYEPDDCFTRHMESAYADRAVNIRRGEAPFGRVYIGDERMRFFSIIPGDHTGVPGALQAYLKDHAGEGNSLVHDETIAAHDFPEAMDRPSRVKKMDAQGVEAAIMLPTLGVGVAHELRHDPPALFANLRAFNRWLEEDWGFGNRGRIYSLPMLSLVDIDLAVAELERVLAEGARSVNLTPGPVNGHSPADPLFDPFWARCQEAGIPVVFHLGNDGLAELYSAQWGENPTPPSHRLSPFQRVTASTERATADTLCALVFHNLFGRFPDLRVVSIENGAGWVGPLMREMDHVSRLAGPRDWTYGHCPGRPSEIFKQHIKISPFPEENIPALVELLGPDNVLAGSDWPHPEGCAEPIDYLDGLSGLSPEVVRAVMRDNTAQLFGLA, from the coding sequence ATGAGCGCGAGCGCTGGACAGCACGGGGGGACACGGCCGGCGTCCCCCCTCGACTTTTTGATTATTGACGCAGACCATCATTACTACGAGCCGGACGACTGCTTTACCCGTCACATGGAATCGGCCTATGCCGACCGGGCGGTGAACATCCGCCGTGGCGAAGCCCCGTTCGGACGGGTGTATATCGGTGATGAGCGCATGCGGTTTTTCAGCATTATCCCCGGTGACCACACCGGGGTGCCGGGTGCGCTCCAAGCCTATCTGAAGGACCACGCCGGTGAGGGCAACTCACTGGTTCATGACGAGACCATTGCCGCCCACGACTTTCCCGAGGCCATGGACCGGCCAAGCCGGGTGAAAAAGATGGACGCGCAGGGCGTGGAGGCGGCCATCATGCTGCCGACGCTGGGCGTTGGGGTGGCCCACGAGCTGCGCCACGACCCGCCGGCGCTGTTCGCCAATCTGCGGGCCTTCAACCGCTGGTTGGAGGAGGACTGGGGCTTTGGCAACCGGGGCCGCATCTACAGCCTGCCCATGCTGTCGCTGGTCGATATCGACCTGGCCGTGGCCGAACTCGAACGGGTTCTGGCCGAGGGCGCGCGGAGCGTGAACCTCACCCCGGGTCCGGTCAACGGCCATTCCCCGGCCGACCCGCTGTTCGACCCGTTTTGGGCGCGCTGCCAGGAGGCCGGCATTCCGGTCGTGTTCCACCTCGGCAACGATGGCCTGGCCGAACTGTACTCGGCCCAGTGGGGCGAGAATCCAACCCCGCCCAGCCACCGCTTGAGCCCCTTCCAGCGGGTGACGGCCTCGACCGAACGGGCCACGGCCGACACCTTGTGCGCGCTCGTTTTTCATAACCTGTTTGGCCGTTTTCCCGACCTGCGGGTGGTCAGCATCGAGAACGGCGCGGGCTGGGTGGGACCGCTGATGCGGGAGATGGACCACGTCTCCCGCCTGGCCGGGCCGCGCGACTGGACCTACGGCCACTGTCCGGGCCGGCCCAGCGAGATTTTCAAACAGCACATCAAAATCTCGCCCTTCCCCGAAGAGAATATCCCCGCCCTGGTCGAGCTGTTGGGACCGGACAACGTGCTGGCCGGCTCTGACTGGCCGCATCCCGAGGGCTGCGCCGAACCGATTGATTATCTGGACGGCCTGTCGGGTCTGTCGCCCGAGGTGGTGCGGGCGGTCATGCGCGACAACACCGCCCAGCTGTTTGGCCTGGCCTAG
- a CDS encoding LLM class flavin-dependent oxidoreductase, whose protein sequence is MRFGFMDHLPCAEWQSEVQRYHDILAQIELGDTLGFDTAWLAEIHFYPNVSRLASPLTVLAAAAQRTQRIRLGTAVTLLPLHNPLKVAEEAATVDILTGGRLELGVGRGAAPSFFAAYNVPVEESRERFEEALDVIRQAWTNERLSYQGKYSRVQDLPVVPRPIQKPHPPIRIAANSPETYTIAGRLGLPIFATPLIAGSMDKLREYIGTYRDSLPAGVTQDVAVAFTVHVSASQAQARRECEASLMHFFSFLEQRRPDIKALPESYQSLQKAVDRLKGITYEELGDLGAVLGDPEHCAERVQALQREFQTNEFICYFNQGGLVEHAAVRRAMELFAQEVMPHCR, encoded by the coding sequence ATGCGCTTTGGCTTTATGGATCATTTGCCGTGTGCGGAGTGGCAGTCGGAGGTCCAGCGCTACCATGACATCCTGGCCCAGATCGAGCTTGGGGATACGCTGGGCTTCGATACCGCCTGGCTGGCCGAAATTCACTTTTACCCGAACGTTTCCCGCCTGGCCTCTCCGCTGACCGTTCTGGCGGCGGCCGCCCAGCGCACCCAGCGTATTCGACTCGGCACGGCCGTCACCCTCCTGCCCCTGCACAACCCGCTGAAAGTCGCCGAGGAAGCCGCCACGGTGGATATTCTCACCGGTGGTCGCCTGGAGCTGGGAGTGGGCAGAGGCGCGGCGCCGAGTTTCTTCGCCGCCTATAATGTCCCCGTAGAAGAGAGCCGGGAGCGGTTTGAGGAGGCGCTCGATGTCATCCGCCAGGCCTGGACGAACGAGCGGCTGTCGTACCAGGGGAAGTACTCACGGGTACAAGACCTGCCGGTTGTTCCTCGACCGATCCAGAAACCCCACCCCCCGATTCGCATCGCCGCCAACAGTCCCGAGACGTATACCATCGCCGGACGCCTGGGGCTGCCGATCTTTGCCACGCCGCTGATCGCGGGCTCAATGGACAAGTTGCGGGAGTACATCGGGACCTACCGCGACAGCCTGCCAGCCGGGGTCACACAAGATGTGGCGGTGGCCTTCACCGTCCATGTCTCGGCCAGCCAGGCCCAGGCGCGCCGGGAGTGTGAGGCGAGCCTGATGCATTTCTTCAGTTTCCTGGAGCAGCGGCGGCCGGATATCAAGGCTCTGCCCGAGAGCTATCAGTCCTTGCAGAAGGCGGTGGACAGACTCAAGGGGATTACCTACGAGGAGCTGGGAGACCTGGGAGCGGTCCTTGGCGACCCGGAGCATTGCGCCGAGCGGGTCCAGGCCCTGCAACGCGAATTCCAGACAAACGAGTTTATCTGCTATTTCAACCAGGGGGGACTGGTTGAGCATGCTGCGGTGAGGCGCGCGATGGAGCTGTTTGCTCAGGAAGTGATGCCGCACTGCCGCTAG
- a CDS encoding aspartyl/glutamyl-tRNA amidotransferase subunit A, translating into MKTEELAFTSITELAPLIQRKEVSPVEVTQVYLDRIERLNGQYLAYLTVLRDEALAAARAIEQEIVGGQYRGPLHGIPIALKDLFAVKGVRLTCGSKILADHRAESDATVVTRLNDAGTILLGKLNMHEFAWGGTSLNPHYGTPRNPWDLTRLPGGSSGGCAVATAAGLAMGTLGTDTGGSVRIPASLSGIVGLKPTYGRVSRFGVYPLSHSCDHVGPMVRTVADAAVLLRAIAGPDPKDPTTSRAAVPDYTLALREDIQGLRLGVPQEYFFEDVESAVRDGITAAVQHLSSLGAVVEEVSIPSMPHVIASSSAIIGAEAYEVHAQTLKTYSQHYGADVRSRLMLGACIQASQYLKAQRFRTLLRQEMLDILGRVDALITPTTLMAASRIDDITVDIGGKEVVVAAHIARATRPFNMTGLPAISVPCGFTPAGLPIGLQIIGRPFEETLLLRVAYAYERSTPWHERHPAGRA; encoded by the coding sequence ATGAAGACTGAAGAGTTAGCCTTTACGAGCATTACCGAGCTGGCGCCTCTCATTCAAAGGAAGGAGGTCTCACCTGTAGAGGTGACGCAAGTGTATCTCGACCGGATTGAACGCTTAAACGGGCAATACCTCGCCTACCTTACTGTCCTGAGAGATGAAGCGCTGGCGGCGGCGCGCGCCATTGAACAAGAAATTGTCGGCGGGCAGTATCGTGGTCCGCTGCACGGTATTCCTATCGCCCTCAAGGATCTCTTCGCGGTCAAAGGCGTGCGTCTGACGTGTGGCTCGAAGATTCTCGCTGATCATAGAGCGGAGAGCGATGCGACAGTCGTGACCCGACTCAATGATGCCGGGACAATCCTGCTGGGCAAACTCAACATGCACGAGTTCGCTTGGGGCGGGACGTCTCTGAATCCTCACTATGGAACCCCAAGAAATCCGTGGGATCTGACTCGCCTTCCGGGTGGATCAAGCGGCGGCTGTGCTGTAGCCACGGCCGCGGGACTGGCTATGGGGACGCTGGGGACTGATACGGGCGGCTCTGTTCGGATTCCGGCTTCGCTCAGCGGTATTGTTGGTCTCAAGCCCACCTACGGCCGCGTCAGTCGGTTTGGCGTCTATCCCTTGAGCCATTCGTGCGATCATGTTGGGCCAATGGTCCGCACGGTTGCCGATGCTGCCGTGCTGTTGCGAGCCATCGCTGGTCCTGATCCCAAAGACCCAACGACAAGCCGAGCGGCGGTGCCAGATTATACATTGGCCCTCAGAGAGGATATCCAGGGCCTGCGTCTCGGGGTGCCCCAGGAGTATTTTTTTGAAGATGTCGAATCCGCCGTGCGAGATGGAATCACGGCCGCCGTGCAGCACCTGTCTTCCCTCGGTGCCGTAGTCGAAGAGGTCTCAATCCCGAGCATGCCGCACGTCATCGCCAGCTCCAGCGCCATCATTGGGGCGGAAGCGTATGAAGTCCATGCCCAGACCTTGAAAACCTACAGCCAACACTACGGCGCTGATGTCCGGTCGCGGCTCATGCTCGGCGCCTGCATCCAGGCCTCGCAGTATCTCAAGGCCCAACGCTTTCGGACGCTGCTGCGTCAGGAGATGCTCGACATTCTTGGTCGGGTCGATGCGCTGATTACGCCAACGACCCTGATGGCGGCAAGCAGGATCGACGACATCACAGTCGATATTGGTGGCAAGGAAGTTGTGGTTGCTGCCCATATCGCTCGGGCGACGCGGCCTTTCAATATGACAGGTCTACCCGCCATCTCGGTGCCGTGTGGATTTACGCCCGCTGGATTGCCTATCGGGTTGCAGATTATCGGCCGGCCGTTTGAGGAGACGCTGCTATTGCGTGTGGCGTATGCGTATGAGCGCAGCACGCCATGGCATGAACGACATCCAGCTGGCCGAGCCTGA
- a CDS encoding aromatic ring-hydroxylating dioxygenase subunit alpha, with product MGIQTNGTNGKSWAQTYPELGTGPVPIEPCISPEYHTLERERIFKQVWLNVGRVEEIPKAGDYLVKNIAAGEASVLIVRGQDGTIRAFHNMCSHRGNKVVWDGDGTCRGVFACKFHGWSYNTEGRLIFVPDEDQFFDLDKTAHGLTPVAVDTWEGFIFINLAPQPKETLTEYLGELGEQLRGFPFGRYTTRKTYQTEAKVSWKVAADAFQEGYHVAFIHARSLPSYGPKENPLVHLPWVKLYRNHRRFSVDGNPKPKPTPIQTLVHKLGRSFDTMLSASTDDLPPYLNPGKVPNWSFDINVIFPNFFVDVLDGMYFTYHFWPLAVDRTLWEFRQYFPPATTVEQRFGQEYSKCLFRDALLEDLSTLEETQQALATRAKTHFLLQDNEVCIRHGHKVVEEYVGFYSGGGA from the coding sequence ATGGGTATTCAAACAAACGGGACGAACGGGAAGAGCTGGGCGCAAACGTATCCAGAGTTGGGGACCGGGCCCGTGCCAATCGAGCCGTGTATTTCACCCGAGTATCATACCCTGGAACGCGAGCGGATTTTTAAGCAAGTGTGGCTGAATGTCGGCCGGGTGGAAGAAATCCCCAAGGCCGGTGACTATTTGGTCAAAAATATTGCTGCGGGCGAAGCCTCGGTGCTGATCGTGCGCGGCCAAGACGGCACGATCCGCGCGTTTCACAATATGTGCTCGCATCGGGGCAATAAGGTCGTGTGGGATGGCGACGGCACGTGTCGGGGCGTGTTTGCCTGTAAGTTTCATGGCTGGAGCTACAATACTGAGGGCCGGCTCATCTTTGTACCAGATGAAGATCAGTTCTTTGATTTGGATAAAACCGCCCACGGCCTGACTCCTGTTGCCGTGGACACATGGGAGGGGTTCATTTTCATCAACCTTGCCCCCCAGCCCAAGGAGACGCTGACAGAATACTTAGGCGAACTCGGGGAACAGCTGCGCGGCTTTCCGTTTGGCCGATACACCACACGCAAAACCTATCAGACCGAAGCCAAGGTGAGCTGGAAGGTGGCCGCAGACGCGTTTCAAGAAGGCTATCATGTCGCGTTTATCCACGCCCGCTCCCTGCCCAGCTATGGCCCCAAGGAAAATCCACTGGTACACCTGCCGTGGGTGAAGCTATATCGTAATCACCGTAGGTTTTCCGTGGACGGCAATCCCAAGCCCAAGCCGACCCCTATCCAAACCTTGGTGCACAAACTGGGTCGCTCGTTTGATACCATGCTTTCGGCCTCGACTGACGACCTGCCCCCGTATCTGAACCCGGGTAAAGTTCCAAATTGGAGTTTTGACATTAACGTCATTTTTCCCAACTTCTTTGTCGATGTGCTCGACGGCATGTATTTTACCTATCACTTCTGGCCCCTAGCCGTGGACCGCACCTTGTGGGAGTTTCGCCAATACTTCCCACCGGCCACCACCGTGGAACAACGCTTCGGGCAGGAATATAGTAAGTGCCTGTTTCGGGATGCGTTGCTGGAAGACCTGAGCACCCTGGAAGAAACACAGCAAGCTCTAGCCACTCGCGCCAAAACGCACTTTTTATTACAGGACAATGAAGTGTGTATCCGCCACGGGCATAAGGTCGTCGAAGAGTACGTTGGCTTTTATTCGGGAGGTGGAGCATGA
- a CDS encoding aromatic ring-hydroxylating dioxygenase subunit alpha: METATKHQHWTTQYGELGTGPAPIKPYISPEYFKLERERIFRRVWLNVGRLEDIPRPGDYFVQDLAVGNTSILVVRGQDGTVRAFHNVCKHRGNKLVWNGRGSCQRLTCKFHGWTYAPDGRLIGVPEEEMFFDFRKSEHGLTPVTTDICGGFIFIHLDPHPQETLPQYLGEAVTVLTEFPFAELSVCYSYKAELQCNWRAARDSQLEAYHAKSLHARTVPDFFANADNPSLHTLDIKLYRRHSMLSGYGNQTHTPTPVEALASQFGAMLSAEATGSFLERLPPSVLNPTRNPNWSFDLYYIFPNFHFLLFGGFCLTHHMWPLTVDRSVWEARLYLPQAENAAQWFSREHTRCVTRDVWLEDGSTLENVQRGLASGALTHTPLQDQELLIRHANKLAEDFIEDGER; encoded by the coding sequence ATGGAGACTGCAACGAAGCACCAACACTGGACAACACAGTATGGTGAGCTGGGAACAGGCCCGGCCCCGATCAAACCCTATATTTCACCGGAATATTTTAAGTTGGAACGGGAGCGGATCTTTCGGCGGGTGTGGCTCAATGTCGGCAGGCTGGAAGACATTCCACGACCGGGAGACTACTTCGTTCAGGACCTTGCCGTGGGCAATACCTCAATTCTTGTTGTTCGCGGACAGGACGGAACGGTACGCGCTTTCCACAATGTGTGTAAACATCGTGGGAATAAGCTTGTCTGGAATGGACGGGGTTCGTGTCAGAGATTGACGTGTAAATTTCACGGCTGGACCTATGCCCCGGACGGACGGCTGATCGGCGTGCCGGAAGAGGAGATGTTCTTTGATTTCAGGAAGAGCGAGCATGGTCTGACCCCGGTTACCACAGACATCTGTGGAGGGTTTATCTTCATCCATCTCGATCCCCACCCGCAGGAAACCTTGCCGCAGTATTTGGGCGAGGCGGTGACAGTCTTGACAGAATTTCCCTTCGCCGAACTGTCGGTCTGTTACTCCTATAAGGCAGAGCTGCAATGTAACTGGAGAGCGGCGCGAGACTCCCAGCTGGAAGCCTATCACGCCAAGAGCCTGCACGCGCGCACGGTCCCAGATTTTTTCGCCAATGCAGACAACCCTTCTCTTCACACCCTCGACATCAAACTCTATCGGCGTCACAGTATGCTCTCCGGTTACGGGAATCAGACCCATACGCCAACTCCCGTAGAAGCCCTGGCTTCTCAATTCGGAGCGATGCTCAGCGCTGAAGCAACCGGCTCCTTTCTCGAACGACTGCCACCGAGTGTCCTCAACCCAACCAGAAATCCGAATTGGTCTTTCGATCTGTATTATATCTTCCCCAATTTTCACTTCTTGCTGTTCGGGGGCTTCTGCCTCACCCACCATATGTGGCCGCTGACGGTCGATCGATCGGTGTGGGAAGCCCGGCTGTATTTACCCCAGGCGGAAAATGCCGCCCAGTGGTTTAGCCGAGAACACACCAGATGCGTGACCCGCGACGTGTGGCTGGAAGACGGCAGTACGCTTGAGAACGTACAAAGGGGGCTCGCTTCTGGTGCGCTCACCCATACCCCGCTGCAAGATCAAGAACTGTTGATCAGACACGCCAATAAGCTTGCGGAGGACTTTATAGAAGATGGCGAAAGATAA